Proteins encoded in a region of the Suricata suricatta isolate VVHF042 chromosome 10, meerkat_22Aug2017_6uvM2_HiC, whole genome shotgun sequence genome:
- the KDELR3 gene encoding ER lumen protein-retaining receptor 3 — protein MNVFRILGDLSHLLAMILLLGKIWRSKCCSGISGKSQILFALVFTTRYLDLFTNFISVYNTVMKVVFLLCAYVTVYMIYGKFRKTFDSENDTFRLEFLLVPVIGLSFLENYSFTPLEILWTFSIYLESVAILPQLFMISKTGEAETITTHYLFFLGLYRALYLANWIRRYQTENFYDQIAVVSGVVQTIFYCDFFYLYVTKVLKGKKLSLPMPI, from the exons ATGAACGTGTTCCGGATCCTCGGCGACCTGAGCCACCTCCTGGCCATGATCTTGCTCCTGGGGAAGATCTGGAGGTCCAAGTGCTGCTCGG GCATCTCTGGGAAGAGCCAGATCCTTTTTGCTCTCGTCTTCACCACCAGGTACCTGGACCTCTTCACCAACTTCATCTCCGTCTACAACACAGTCATGAAG GTGGTTTTTCTCCTCTGTGCCTATGTCACAGTGTACATGATCTACGGGAAATTTCGGAAGACATTTGACAGTGAGAATGACACGTTCCGCCTGGAATTTCTTCTGGTCCCTGTCATTGGTCTGTCCTTCCTTGAGAACTACAGTTTCACTCCCTTGGAG ATCCTCTGGACTTTCTCCATCTACCTGGAGTCCGTGGCCATCCTGCCGCAGCTCTTCATGATCAGTAAAACCGGGGAGGCGGAGACCATCACCACTCACTACCTGTTCTTTCTCGGGCTGTACCGGGCACTCTACCTGGCCAACTGGATCAGGCGGTACCAGACTGAGAACTTCTATGACCAAATTGCGGTGGTGTCTGGAGTGGTACAAACCATCTTCTACTGTGACTTCTTCTACTTGTATGTGACCAAAG TCCTTAAAGGAAAGAAGTTAAGCCTTCCAATGCCAATTTGA